One window of Acidimicrobiales bacterium genomic DNA carries:
- the mnhG gene encoding monovalent cation/H(+) antiporter subunit G yields MVLDVVSGALLLAGAFLCLVAGIGLLRLPDVFARMHAATKPATLGLMLISIAALFQVRDAGEIVALVLIVAVQFLTSPVAAHMVGRAAYRAGGLLSDDTVLDELDGRTDTSAAE; encoded by the coding sequence ATGGTCCTCGACGTCGTCTCGGGCGCGCTGCTGCTGGCCGGGGCCTTCCTCTGCCTGGTCGCCGGCATCGGGCTGCTGCGCCTCCCCGACGTGTTCGCCCGGATGCACGCCGCCACCAAGCCGGCGACGCTCGGGCTGATGCTCATCAGCATCGCCGCGCTGTTCCAGGTGCGCGACGCCGGTGAGATCGTGGCGCTCGTCCTCATCGTGGCGGTGCAGTTCCTGACCTCGCCGGTCGCCGCCCACATGGTCGGGCGGGCGGCCTACCGGGCCGGAGGGCTGCTGTCCGACGACACGGTGCTCGACGAGCTCGACGGGCGGACCGACACCAGCGCCGCGGAGTGA
- a CDS encoding SpoIIE family protein phosphatase, whose protein sequence is MGVLVGNRSRERTREAAGYAIAVLGAFGVTAVLSVFSSPREFFAGAWYLLVVIVAALIGGWKAGALALGAACAGLIWGVLPPRRDLALESSADAAALAAFVAMAVIVILLVRSRDGARRLAEERSFRSEHLSQLAGDLALATGPDEVIQTSLHWCRDSLGASRTLLTLTSGVDGRGPREEWWSGGSPVDDVLRRRVDLLFDRGGTLLDEAGIIAARLAAPAGPVGVLVADLGADRPLDAEDEESLSIATATIAQAYARAQLRDRERAVAEQLQQSLLPTRLPTVPGLSMRSWFHPALGNTVAGDFLDVIVEGDRWMAIVGDACGKGVRAASAASAARHTFRAAALDGKDVATTAHLIDRAVAALQDQDMFCTAVLVEGREGDPGLRLVVAGHPRPVVVRSSGDLEEVGADGSLLGVFADARVETVSIDLATGETLVLYTDGLSDVPTGGLDVASMLHGVGPDDLDTRLAELRSPGGADDVAVLAITRLAR, encoded by the coding sequence GTGGGCGTCCTGGTCGGCAACCGGTCCCGCGAGCGCACGCGCGAGGCCGCCGGGTACGCCATCGCCGTCCTCGGCGCCTTCGGCGTCACGGCTGTGCTCTCGGTGTTCAGCTCACCCCGGGAGTTCTTCGCGGGGGCCTGGTACCTGCTCGTCGTGATCGTGGCCGCCCTGATCGGCGGCTGGAAGGCGGGAGCCCTGGCCCTCGGCGCCGCCTGCGCCGGGTTGATCTGGGGGGTCCTCCCCCCGAGGCGCGACCTGGCGCTCGAATCGAGCGCAGACGCCGCGGCCCTGGCCGCCTTCGTCGCGATGGCCGTCATCGTGATCCTGCTCGTGCGCTCCCGCGACGGCGCGCGGCGGCTCGCCGAGGAGCGCAGCTTCCGGAGCGAGCACCTCTCGCAGCTCGCGGGTGACCTGGCCCTCGCCACCGGACCGGACGAGGTGATCCAGACCTCGCTGCACTGGTGCCGAGACTCCCTCGGCGCGTCGAGGACGCTGTTGACCCTCACCAGCGGTGTCGACGGGCGAGGACCGAGAGAGGAGTGGTGGTCGGGCGGGAGCCCGGTCGACGACGTCCTGCGCCGCCGGGTCGATCTGCTGTTCGACCGAGGCGGCACGCTGCTCGACGAGGCCGGGATCATCGCCGCCCGGCTCGCGGCCCCGGCCGGGCCGGTGGGGGTCCTCGTCGCGGACCTCGGTGCCGATCGACCGCTCGACGCCGAGGACGAGGAGTCGCTCTCGATCGCCACGGCCACGATCGCCCAGGCCTACGCCCGCGCCCAGCTCCGCGACCGCGAGCGGGCCGTGGCCGAGCAGCTCCAGCAGTCGCTGCTCCCGACCCGACTCCCGACGGTCCCCGGTCTCTCGATGCGCAGCTGGTTCCACCCCGCGCTCGGCAACACCGTCGCCGGTGACTTCCTCGACGTCATCGTCGAGGGCGACCGGTGGATGGCGATCGTGGGCGACGCCTGCGGCAAGGGGGTCCGCGCCGCGTCCGCAGCCTCGGCCGCCCGCCACACGTTCCGGGCGGCGGCGCTCGACGGGAAGGACGTGGCGACCACCGCCCACCTGATCGACCGGGCGGTGGCCGCGCTGCAGGACCAGGACATGTTCTGCACCGCGGTGCTCGTCGAGGGCCGTGAGGGGGACCCGGGCCTGCGGCTGGTGGTGGCGGGCCACCCCCGGCCGGTCGTCGTCCGCAGCTCCGGCGACCTCGAGGAGGTGGGGGCGGACGGCTCGCTCCTCGGGGTCTTCGCCGACGCCAGGGTCGAGACCGTGTCGATCGACCTCGCAACAGGCGAGACGCTGGTGCTCTACACGGACGGGCTGAGCGACGTCCCCACCGGGGGCCTCGACGTCGCCTCGATGCTGCACGGCGTCGGCCCGGACGACCTCGACACTCGTCTCGCCGAGTTGCGTTCGCCCGGCGGCGCCGACGACGTCGCCGTGCTGGCCATCACCCGCCTGGCCCGGTGA
- a CDS encoding acyl-CoA dehydrogenase family protein: MDFALSPRAADLQERLLAFMDERVYPAEPVFAEAMHASGDPHFHPPVMEELKAEARERGLWNLFLPRVTPWTPDPVSNTDYAPLAEITGRSPLGPEAVNSAAPDTGNMEILSMFGTPEQQEQWLVPLLAGEIRSCFAMTEPDVASSDARNIELSIRREGDEYVLNGRKWWISGAANPRCRVAIVMGKTDPDAPTYTQQSMVLVPMDTPGLTVVRDLLVFGYNDREGHCELHFDDVRVPIANLLGEEGGGFALAQARLGPGRIHHCMRCIGIAERALELMCRRVADRVAFGKRLAEQGVIQEWIADSRIEIEQARLLTMKAAWLMDTVGNKGARVEISAIKVVAPNTALRVVDRAIQAHGGGGVSQDFPLAAMWAGLRTLRFADGPDEVHRMQLARRELRPHLEAPGEPTSADLGVAR, encoded by the coding sequence GTGGACTTCGCTCTCAGCCCCCGCGCCGCCGACCTGCAGGAGCGCCTGCTGGCCTTCATGGACGAACGGGTCTACCCGGCCGAGCCCGTGTTCGCCGAGGCCATGCACGCCTCGGGCGACCCCCACTTCCACCCGCCGGTGATGGAGGAACTCAAGGCCGAGGCACGCGAGCGGGGCCTGTGGAACCTCTTCCTGCCCCGGGTGACGCCCTGGACCCCCGACCCGGTGTCGAACACCGACTACGCGCCGCTCGCCGAGATCACCGGGCGGAGCCCCCTCGGACCGGAGGCGGTCAACTCGGCGGCGCCGGACACCGGCAACATGGAGATCCTCTCGATGTTCGGCACCCCCGAGCAACAGGAGCAGTGGTTGGTCCCCCTCCTGGCGGGCGAGATCCGGTCGTGCTTCGCCATGACCGAGCCCGACGTGGCATCGAGCGACGCCCGCAACATCGAGCTGTCCATCCGACGCGAGGGCGACGAGTACGTCCTGAACGGCCGGAAGTGGTGGATCTCGGGCGCGGCCAACCCCCGTTGCCGGGTGGCGATCGTGATGGGCAAGACCGATCCGGACGCCCCGACCTACACCCAGCAGTCCATGGTGCTCGTCCCGATGGACACGCCCGGGCTGACCGTGGTCCGGGACCTGCTGGTGTTCGGCTACAACGACCGTGAGGGCCACTGCGAGCTGCACTTCGACGACGTGCGGGTGCCGATCGCCAACCTGCTCGGCGAGGAGGGCGGGGGGTTCGCACTGGCCCAGGCCCGTCTCGGCCCGGGGCGCATCCACCACTGCATGCGCTGCATCGGGATCGCGGAACGGGCCCTCGAGCTGATGTGCCGGCGGGTCGCCGACCGGGTGGCGTTCGGGAAGCGCCTCGCCGAGCAGGGCGTGATCCAGGAGTGGATCGCCGACAGCCGCATCGAGATCGAGCAGGCGAGGCTCCTCACGATGAAGGCGGCATGGCTCATGGACACGGTCGGCAACAAGGGGGCCCGCGTGGAGATCTCCGCCATCAAGGTGGTTGCCCCCAACACCGCGCTGCGGGTCGTCGACCGGGCCATCCAGGCCCACGGCGGCGGCGGCGTGTCCCAGGACTTCCCGCTCGCCGCCATGTGGGCGGGCCTGCGCACGCTGCGGTTCGCGGACGGGCCGGACGAGGTCCACCGCATGCAGCTCGCCCGGCGCGAGCTGCGCCCTCACCTCGAGGCGCCTGGGGAGCCCACCTCCGCCGACCTGGGCGTGGCCCGGTGA
- a CDS encoding phosphomannose isomerase type II C-terminal cupin domain: MAPRATEPGSVDADDPVVDDEGRRPWGSYVVLDDGSDAKVKRITVDPGRRLSLQRHHRRAEHWVVVRGEATVTLGDRELTVAPGGSVDIPVGTAHRVANDGDGPLVFVEVQLGDYFGEDDIVRLADDYGRAD, translated from the coding sequence ATGGCCCCACGTGCGACAGAACCCGGATCGGTCGACGCCGACGACCCGGTGGTCGACGACGAGGGCCGTCGACCGTGGGGCTCCTACGTCGTGCTCGACGACGGGTCCGACGCCAAGGTCAAGCGCATCACCGTCGATCCCGGCCGTCGCCTGTCACTCCAACGCCACCACCGCAGGGCCGAGCACTGGGTCGTCGTCAGGGGCGAGGCGACCGTCACCCTCGGCGATCGAGAGCTCACCGTGGCCCCGGGGGGCAGCGTCGACATCCCCGTGGGCACGGCCCACCGGGTGGCCAACGACGGCGACGGACCGCTGGTCTTCGTCGAGGTCCAGCTCGGCGACTACTTCGGCGAGGACGACATCGTCCGTCTGGCCGACGACTACGGTCGGGCCGACTGA
- the topA gene encoding type I DNA topoisomerase, which produces MAGPLVIVESPAKAKKIQAFLGDDAQVAAAPTVMASIGHVRDLARRAKELPPAVQKERWARLAIDTDNGFKAYYVVPENKKSVIADLRRALKGADSLYLATDEDREGEAIAWHLLEVLKPPQTMPVHRMVFHEITAPAIREAFEHPRELDNRMVDAQETRRLLDRLYGYDVSEVAWKKVNPGLSAGRVQSVATRLVVEREREIMAFVAAGYWDLEGTFAAAGTAESTSFGAKLVALDGTRLASGGDFSLQGQLTRDDRVVLGEDDARALAAELEPAAFVTRSVESKPYRKRPFAPFITSTLQQSAGRALRISAKQVMSMAQSLYQDGYITYMRTDSTALSDAAVAAARAAATERFGVGSVPPSPRSHAKKVANAQEAHEAIRPAGDTFRAPEEVARELGQPGLARLYELIWRRTVASQMNDAVGETVTVRLGAVTASGRDAEFSAAGTVITDRGWMQVEEWRSDDDEERRLPALTPGDALDATDLSAEGHSTKPPARFTEASLVARLEELGVGRPSTYASIMETIQNRGYVWKKGSALVPSWTAFAVTTMLEQHFAELVDYGFTRDLEEVLDAISAGSAEMVPTLEDFYFGPVGVDGERHGGLRDLVTDRLPEIDAAAINSFPIGEDPNGVTIIAKPGRFGPYVQRGTDTASIPDDLPPADLDAARALELLSMPKGGKVIGTDPDTGLAVLVLNGKFGPYVQLGEVDEAPDGKPKRASLFAAMDPHEVALDDALRLLSMPRVVGVAPDGDEIRAQNGKFGPYLTKGDDGKDSRSLATEEDIFSVTLDEALRLFAEPKRRGRAAPKPPLAELGPDPVTGAQMVVKDGRFGPYVTDGETNASLRVGDEPASLSPERGAELLQMRRDAVANGEVGKKPAKKTAKKTAKKPAKKATTTSGRARAGATTGDGISSTVGRTVKATGRKRASAKPPPRG; this is translated from the coding sequence ATGGCAGGACCCCTGGTCATCGTCGAGTCGCCGGCAAAGGCGAAGAAGATCCAAGCCTTCCTGGGCGACGACGCCCAGGTGGCCGCCGCGCCCACGGTGATGGCGTCGATCGGCCACGTCCGCGACCTCGCCCGGCGGGCCAAGGAACTGCCGCCGGCCGTCCAGAAGGAGCGCTGGGCCCGCCTCGCCATCGACACCGACAACGGCTTCAAGGCCTACTACGTGGTGCCGGAGAACAAGAAGAGCGTGATCGCCGATCTCCGCCGGGCGCTCAAGGGGGCCGACTCGCTGTACCTCGCCACCGATGAGGATCGCGAGGGCGAGGCCATCGCCTGGCACCTCCTCGAGGTGCTCAAGCCGCCGCAGACCATGCCGGTGCACCGCATGGTGTTCCACGAGATCACCGCCCCCGCGATCCGGGAGGCCTTCGAGCACCCCCGCGAGCTCGACAACCGCATGGTCGACGCGCAGGAGACCCGCCGCCTCCTCGACCGGCTCTACGGCTACGACGTGTCGGAGGTGGCCTGGAAGAAGGTCAACCCCGGCCTCTCCGCAGGGCGTGTGCAGAGCGTGGCCACGCGTCTCGTCGTCGAGCGCGAACGGGAGATCATGGCGTTCGTCGCCGCCGGCTACTGGGACCTCGAGGGCACCTTCGCGGCCGCCGGCACCGCCGAGTCGACCTCGTTCGGAGCCAAGCTCGTCGCCCTCGACGGCACCCGCCTGGCATCGGGCGGCGACTTCTCGTTACAGGGGCAGCTCACCCGGGACGATCGCGTCGTGCTCGGCGAGGACGACGCACGTGCCCTCGCCGCCGAGCTCGAGCCGGCGGCCTTCGTCACCCGCTCCGTGGAGTCCAAGCCCTACCGCAAGCGTCCCTTCGCTCCCTTCATCACCTCCACGCTGCAGCAGTCCGCCGGCCGGGCGCTGCGGATCTCGGCGAAGCAGGTCATGTCGATGGCCCAGAGCCTGTACCAGGACGGCTACATCACCTACATGCGGACCGACTCCACGGCGTTGTCGGACGCCGCGGTGGCCGCGGCCCGGGCGGCGGCCACCGAGCGCTTCGGTGTCGGGTCGGTCCCCCCGTCACCCCGCTCGCACGCCAAGAAGGTGGCCAACGCCCAGGAGGCCCACGAGGCCATCCGTCCGGCGGGGGACACCTTCCGCGCCCCCGAGGAGGTGGCCCGTGAGCTGGGCCAGCCCGGCCTGGCCCGCCTCTACGAGCTCATCTGGCGCCGCACCGTGGCCAGCCAGATGAACGACGCCGTCGGCGAGACCGTCACGGTGCGCCTCGGGGCCGTCACCGCCTCCGGTCGCGACGCCGAGTTCTCGGCGGCCGGCACGGTGATCACCGACCGGGGCTGGATGCAGGTGGAGGAGTGGCGCAGCGACGACGACGAGGAGCGCCGGCTCCCCGCCCTCACCCCGGGCGACGCCCTCGACGCCACCGACCTCTCCGCCGAGGGCCACTCGACCAAGCCACCGGCCCGCTTCACCGAGGCCAGCCTCGTGGCCCGCCTCGAGGAGCTCGGTGTCGGTCGGCCGTCGACGTACGCCTCGATCATGGAGACCATCCAGAACCGCGGCTACGTCTGGAAGAAGGGCTCGGCGCTGGTGCCGAGCTGGACGGCCTTCGCCGTCACCACGATGCTCGAGCAGCACTTCGCCGAGCTCGTCGACTACGGCTTCACCCGCGACCTCGAGGAGGTCCTCGACGCCATCTCCGCGGGCAGTGCGGAGATGGTCCCCACGCTCGAGGACTTCTACTTCGGCCCCGTCGGCGTCGACGGCGAGCGCCACGGCGGCCTGCGCGACCTGGTCACCGACCGCCTCCCGGAGATCGATGCCGCCGCCATCAACTCGTTCCCCATCGGCGAGGACCCGAACGGTGTCACGATCATCGCCAAGCCCGGCAGGTTCGGACCGTACGTCCAGCGGGGCACGGACACGGCGAGCATCCCCGACGACCTCCCTCCCGCCGACCTCGACGCCGCCCGCGCGCTGGAGCTGCTGTCCATGCCGAAGGGCGGCAAGGTCATCGGCACCGACCCCGACACCGGCCTGGCCGTGTTGGTGCTGAACGGGAAGTTCGGCCCCTACGTCCAGCTCGGCGAGGTCGACGAGGCACCCGACGGCAAGCCGAAGCGGGCGTCGCTCTTCGCCGCCATGGACCCCCACGAGGTCGCCCTCGACGACGCGCTGCGGCTCCTGTCGATGCCCCGGGTCGTGGGCGTCGCCCCCGACGGCGACGAGATCCGGGCCCAGAACGGCAAGTTCGGTCCGTACCTCACCAAGGGCGACGACGGCAAGGACAGCCGGAGCCTCGCTACCGAGGAGGACATCTTCTCGGTCACACTCGACGAGGCGCTCCGGCTCTTCGCCGAGCCCAAGCGCCGGGGCCGGGCGGCCCCGAAGCCCCCGCTGGCCGAGCTCGGTCCCGACCCGGTGACCGGTGCCCAGATGGTGGTGAAGGACGGGCGCTTCGGCCCCTACGTCACCGACGGCGAGACCAACGCCTCGCTGCGAGTCGGCGACGAGCCGGCCAGCCTCAGCCCCGAGCGGGGGGCCGAGCTGTTGCAGATGCGACGGGACGCGGTCGCCAACGGCGAGGTGGGCAAGAAGCCGGCGAAGAAGACCGCGAAGAAGACCGCGAAGAAGCCGGCGAAGAAGGCGACCACGACGTCGGGTCGGGCGCGGGCCGGGGCGACGACCGGCGACGGGATCTCCTCCACCGTCGGGCGCACGGTGAAGGCCACGGGTCGCAAGCGGGCCTCCGCGAAGCCGCCGCCCCGGGGCTGA
- a CDS encoding MFS transporter, whose product MAVPRPEPGLPDDPEHGDDATAERGGPDGAVVTSDHADTGSVFPAASNDRPGWHVRLFGSHEFFRLWLVQVVSATGDWLGFSAIIVLATRIGGTAGAGAVSLVMAARIIPGFFFGPVAGVLVDRWDRKKVMVACDVGRAVVLASLLFVDSIVGLVIASLLLEVFTLLWSPAKDAEVPNLVPHDHLTTANSLSLAAAYGTFPFASALFALLAAVSVWLGDVPALAFLDSDQVALAFVVDAFTFLFSAWMIHRLTFGQTPPPDPETMRTRAVAGSEKREIKAALRRTLGELREGWREILDNHTVRAVNLGLACGLIGGGMLIPLGAVFSAEVLGAGAAGYGLFITALGFGVAVGAVGVSLLQKRLPAGRVFTTSLFAAGLALFAAASSSTLPVAAAFVFLMGVSVGPVYVLGFSMLQTAVPDDKRGRVFSSLNTLVRLCVLVSMVVGPLVAALLGRMSTALVGGEVTLLGVTIPVPGVRLALWLASAIIIGAGVAAWTALRAGERILRARASSHPSRYSRP is encoded by the coding sequence GTGGCCGTGCCGCGCCCCGAGCCGGGCCTCCCCGACGACCCCGAGCACGGGGACGACGCCACCGCCGAGCGCGGCGGTCCCGACGGCGCGGTGGTGACCTCGGACCACGCCGACACCGGATCCGTCTTCCCGGCGGCATCGAACGACCGACCGGGATGGCACGTCCGGCTCTTCGGCTCCCACGAGTTCTTCCGCCTGTGGCTCGTCCAGGTCGTCTCGGCGACCGGTGACTGGCTCGGCTTCTCCGCCATCATCGTGCTGGCCACCCGCATCGGCGGCACCGCCGGCGCAGGTGCGGTGTCGCTCGTGATGGCCGCCCGCATCATCCCCGGGTTCTTCTTCGGTCCCGTCGCCGGTGTGCTCGTCGACCGCTGGGACCGCAAGAAGGTCATGGTCGCCTGCGACGTGGGCCGGGCGGTGGTGCTGGCCTCGTTGCTCTTCGTCGACTCCATCGTCGGGCTGGTGATCGCCTCCCTGCTGCTCGAGGTGTTCACGCTGCTCTGGTCACCGGCCAAGGACGCCGAGGTGCCGAACCTCGTGCCCCACGACCACCTCACGACGGCCAACTCGCTGTCGCTGGCGGCCGCCTACGGCACGTTCCCCTTCGCCAGCGCGCTGTTCGCCCTGCTGGCCGCCGTCTCGGTGTGGCTGGGCGACGTCCCGGCGCTGGCCTTCCTCGACAGCGACCAGGTGGCGCTGGCCTTCGTCGTGGATGCGTTCACGTTCCTCTTCTCGGCGTGGATGATCCACCGCCTGACGTTCGGCCAGACACCTCCCCCGGACCCCGAGACCATGCGGACCCGGGCGGTGGCCGGTTCCGAGAAGCGCGAGATCAAGGCGGCGCTGCGCCGCACCCTCGGCGAGCTCCGCGAGGGCTGGCGGGAGATCCTCGACAACCACACCGTCCGGGCCGTCAACCTCGGCCTGGCCTGTGGGCTCATCGGCGGCGGGATGCTGATCCCGCTCGGTGCCGTGTTCTCCGCCGAGGTGCTCGGCGCCGGCGCCGCCGGCTACGGCCTGTTCATCACCGCCCTCGGGTTCGGGGTCGCCGTCGGGGCCGTGGGGGTGTCGTTGCTGCAGAAGCGGCTCCCGGCCGGACGGGTCTTCACCACCTCGCTGTTCGCCGCCGGCCTGGCGCTGTTCGCCGCGGCCTCCTCCTCGACGCTGCCCGTGGCGGCGGCGTTCGTCTTCCTCATGGGCGTCTCGGTGGGGCCGGTCTACGTGCTCGGCTTCTCGATGCTGCAGACCGCGGTCCCCGACGACAAGCGGGGCCGCGTCTTCAGCTCGCTCAACACGCTCGTGAGACTGTGCGTGCTGGTGTCGATGGTGGTCGGGCCGCTCGTGGCGGCGCTGCTGGGGCGGATGTCGACCGCCCTCGTCGGCGGCGAGGTCACCCTGCTCGGCGTCACGATCCCGGTGCCGGGGGTCCGCCTCGCCCTCTGGCTGGCCTCGGCGATCATCATCGGCGCCGGCGTGGCGGCGTGGACGGCCCTCCGCGCCGGTGAGCGCATCCTGCGCGCCCGGGCGTCGTCGCACCCGTCGCGGTACTCCCGTCCGTGA
- the tmk gene encoding dTMP kinase, whose translation MSTEATRGRFVAFEGGEACGKSTQAALLADALGAVLTREPGGTTIGSVLRGLALSPDTVGLDPRAEALVMAADRAQHVAEVVRPALVQGRHVVSDRFAGSSIAYQGYGRGLGADEIRRLSAFAVDGVWPDLVVLLEVPAAVAAERLGGDLDRMEAAGASFHAAVADGFRRQAEADPDRWVVLDGSRPVDEVRDAVNAAVRERLQLPG comes from the coding sequence GTGAGCACCGAAGCGACCCGGGGTCGCTTCGTGGCCTTCGAGGGCGGCGAGGCGTGCGGGAAGAGCACCCAGGCGGCGTTGCTGGCCGACGCCCTGGGCGCGGTGCTCACCCGTGAACCGGGCGGCACGACGATCGGGTCGGTGCTGCGCGGGCTCGCCTTGTCGCCCGACACCGTCGGCCTCGACCCCAGGGCCGAGGCGCTCGTCATGGCCGCCGATCGGGCTCAGCACGTCGCCGAGGTGGTGCGCCCCGCGTTGGTGCAGGGTCGCCACGTCGTCTCGGACCGCTTCGCCGGCTCCTCGATCGCCTACCAGGGCTACGGGCGGGGCCTCGGTGCCGACGAGATCCGCCGGCTGTCGGCGTTCGCGGTCGACGGGGTGTGGCCCGACCTCGTCGTGCTGCTCGAGGTGCCGGCGGCGGTCGCCGCCGAGCGCCTCGGGGGCGACCTCGACCGGATGGAGGCCGCCGGCGCGTCGTTCCACGCCGCCGTGGCCGACGGCTTCCGTCGTCAGGCCGAGGCCGATCCCGACCGGTGGGTCGTGCTCGACGGGTCCCGTCCCGTCGACGAGGTGCGTGACGCCGTGAACGCCGCCGTGCGCGAGCGGCTACAACTCCCCGGGTGA
- a CDS encoding AAA family ATPase, with protein sequence MSGSEPLTADGTGPDVWGDVIGQAAAVAELRAAVASPVHAYLLVGPRGSGKRALARAFAAALLARGHTGDEAVRHATLALAEAHPDLNVVERTGASISVEQADEIIGRASRASVEGGPKVLVLDEFHLVTTAGPKLLKSIEEPPEGTVFLVLADRLTPDLVTIASRCVRVDLGPVPEPAIVERLVAEGVDPARAADAARVAVGDLRRARLLAVDERLSLRRQAWHAVPDRLDGSGGTAVVVADELLAMIADAMATLAEAHQAELAQLEERVAATGERGAGRTEMVARHKREERRYRTDELRAGFTELARRYRDTMAASERPGAAMEAIAAITALADELVRNPNERLQLVALLVRLGRLRAR encoded by the coding sequence GTGAGCGGCTCCGAACCCCTGACCGCCGACGGGACCGGTCCCGACGTCTGGGGCGACGTGATCGGCCAGGCCGCCGCGGTCGCCGAGCTCCGGGCCGCGGTGGCGTCACCGGTGCACGCCTACCTCCTCGTCGGGCCCCGGGGCAGCGGGAAGCGGGCCCTGGCCCGGGCGTTCGCGGCGGCCCTGCTCGCTCGTGGCCACACCGGCGACGAGGCCGTCCGTCACGCCACGCTGGCGCTGGCCGAGGCCCACCCCGACCTCAACGTCGTCGAACGGACGGGGGCGTCGATCAGCGTCGAGCAGGCCGACGAGATCATCGGCCGGGCGTCCCGGGCGTCCGTGGAGGGTGGCCCGAAGGTGCTGGTGCTCGACGAGTTCCACCTCGTCACGACGGCCGGACCGAAGCTGCTCAAGTCGATCGAGGAGCCGCCGGAGGGGACCGTCTTCCTCGTCCTCGCCGACCGCCTCACCCCCGACCTGGTCACGATCGCCAGCCGGTGCGTGCGCGTCGACCTCGGCCCGGTGCCCGAGCCGGCCATCGTCGAGCGGCTGGTCGCCGAAGGGGTCGACCCGGCGCGGGCCGCCGACGCCGCCCGGGTCGCCGTCGGCGACCTGCGCCGCGCCCGGCTGTTGGCGGTCGACGAGCGGCTGTCGCTGCGTCGTCAGGCCTGGCACGCCGTGCCCGACCGTCTCGACGGCAGCGGTGGCACGGCCGTCGTGGTGGCCGACGAGCTGCTGGCCATGATCGCCGACGCCATGGCCACGCTGGCCGAGGCCCACCAGGCCGAGCTCGCCCAGCTCGAGGAACGGGTCGCCGCGACGGGGGAGCGGGGAGCGGGGCGGACCGAGATGGTGGCCCGCCACAAGCGCGAGGAGCGGCGCTACCGCACCGACGAGCTGCGGGCCGGGTTCACCGAGCTGGCGCGTCGGTACCGCGACACGATGGCCGCCTCCGAGCGACCCGGCGCGGCGATGGAGGCGATCGCGGCGATCACCGCGCTGGCCGACGAACTGGTCCGCAACCCCAACGAGCGCCTGCAGCTCGTCGCGCTCCTCGTCCGGCTGGGCCGCCTCCGGGCGCGGTGA
- a CDS encoding DUF2516 family protein has product MNIGFQESAFFVAALATLGLAVFCLVDVVRRPKHTFKAIDHNKMLWVIVTVVAPVACWPASLALSIFYLRKVRPELAAV; this is encoded by the coding sequence GTGAACATCGGGTTCCAGGAGTCCGCCTTCTTCGTGGCCGCGCTGGCGACGCTCGGCCTGGCCGTCTTCTGCCTCGTCGACGTGGTCCGGCGCCCGAAGCACACGTTCAAGGCGATCGACCACAACAAGATGCTGTGGGTCATCGTCACCGTCGTCGCCCCGGTGGCGTGCTGGCCGGCCAGCCTGGCCCTGTCGATCTTCTACCTGCGCAAGGTTCGCCCCGAGCTGGCCGCGGTCTGA
- a CDS encoding nitroreductase family deazaflavin-dependent oxidoreductase: MGLATELGYRHRPPNAFQRLNQRLGATRPGAWTFSKALPPLDRIVHRVSKGATSLPAVLAGLPVLMVTTTGRRSGAPRLTPLISVPVGDDLALLGTNFGQSRTPAWVHNLEADPHATVEFRGRAVAATARPATDAERASVWAASASIYGGYGTYQQRVTDREIRIFVLEATRPPERS; this comes from the coding sequence ATGGGACTCGCCACCGAGCTCGGCTACCGGCACCGGCCGCCGAACGCCTTCCAGCGCCTCAACCAGCGCCTCGGCGCCACCCGCCCCGGGGCGTGGACCTTCTCGAAGGCCCTTCCCCCGCTCGACCGGATCGTCCACCGGGTGAGCAAGGGGGCGACCAGCCTCCCCGCCGTGCTGGCCGGACTGCCGGTGCTGATGGTCACCACGACCGGCCGGCGCAGCGGCGCCCCCCGCCTGACCCCGCTGATCTCGGTGCCCGTCGGCGACGACCTGGCGCTGCTGGGCACGAACTTCGGGCAGTCCCGGACGCCGGCGTGGGTGCACAACCTCGAGGCCGACCCGCACGCCACGGTGGAGTTCCGTGGGCGCGCGGTGGCGGCGACGGCGCGCCCCGCCACCGACGCCGAGCGGGCCTCGGTATGGGCCGCGTCGGCGAGCATCTACGGCGGCTACGGCACGTACCAGCAGCGCGTGACCGACCGCGAGATCCGGATCTTCGTGCTCGAGGCCACCCGGCCGCCCGAGCGCTCCTGA